A segment of the Campylobacter showae CSUNSWCD genome:
GCCGATGGGCGAGAGCAAGAGCGACTTTTGGATCTGCGAGCAAATTTGCAAACGCTGGGGTTACGGCGAGGCGTTTAGCGAGGGCAAGGACGAGCTCGGCTGGATGAAAGAATTTTACGCCGACGCGGCCGAGCAGGCCAAGGGGCTAAATTTAAGCATGCCTAGCTTTGAGGAATTTTACGAAAAAGGATTCGTGAGATTTGAAAAAGACGACGAGAGCAACGCGCTCTACACTCGCCTAGCCGCCTTCCGCGAAAATCCGGCTAAAAACCGTCTAGGAACTCCGTCGGGTAAAATCGAGCTATACTCGCCGACGATAGCGAAGATGAACTACGCCGACTGCCCTGCGCACCCTGCGTGGATCGAGCCTTTTGAATGGCTAGGCAACGCGAGCAAGAAGTACCCGTTGCATATCGTCAGCCCGCACTCTCGCTACCGCCTGCACAGCCAGTTAAACAACTCTATCATCAGAAATTTCGCCGAAGTCAGCGGACGCGAACCGATGCTAATCAACCCGAAAGACGCCAAAGAGCGCGGCCTAGCTACGGGCGATATAGCGCGCGTATTTAACGATAGAGGCGAAATTTTAACGGGCGTTTTAGTAACCGACGTCGTGCCGCCTAGCGTCATAGCCATCTGCGAGGGCGCGTGGTACGATCCGGAAATTTGGGGCGAAAAGAGCCTATGCCAGCACGGCTGCGTAAACGTCCTAACCCGCGACAAAGGCACTTCAAGCCTAGCACAAAGCAACTCGGCTCACACCGCGCTAGCGCAGGTCGAGAAATTTAAAGGAGAGATTAGGCCGATTACGGCGTTTTCAAAACCAAAAATCCTACAAAGCATTTAATGCGTCGTCTCGCGAGCGCTTTTGAGAGAGATTTGAAATTTTAAGTCTGCGGCAGACTACTTGTCTAGCCTTGACTTAAAATTTCTGCACAACTCTCAAAATCATCTCGCGATACTTCCGCTTGTCTTTTTACGCTCAAATTTGCAATTTGTTGAATTTGAGCGTAAATTTACTTCTTTCGTATTCGTCAAATTTGAACGCAAATTTTGCTCAGGTTAAAAACTCTGCTAAAATTCGCTCAAATATAACCCAAAGGCCGCGCCGTGCAAATCCCAAGTTTGATCCGAAATTTTATCCGCAAACGTATCGTTTCAGAGCCCGTTTTGCTACCGTTTTTCTATCCAGAGGAGGGCGAGTTTGAGAGTTTTCAGGACGGATATAGACTCGTTAGCCGCAAAACGGGCGAGGAGCTAGCAGACGACGCACCAGGGCAGTGGCGCAAGAGCTGGCGAGTCATCGCGCGTAACGGCATGGACGATCCGTTTTTTGTAGATTTTGCGCTAGGCGACGCCTCGCCCGTGTATTTTGCGTATCACGGCGCTGGCTCGTGGGAGCCGATAAAGATCGCGGACGACATCGTTAAATTTGAAGAAATTTTAATCGCACTTGCCGCGCTTGAAGCGCCTTGCCCGCTTGAAGCGATCGCGCCGCTTGCTGATTTAAACAACGAATTTTACCGCGAACTAGCAGGCGACTACGCGCGGAAAGATGAAGCGCGCGAGGAGCCCAAATATAAATATTTCAGCGTTTTCATCGAGGATTTAGGCGCGGATAAGGCAAAAACGCTCGTGTTTTTAAAGAATTTTTTTGACGACGAGAGCTTTGCGGCGACCAAAGAGAGGGCGCAAAATTTGCCGCTTTGTATTTTTAGCGGCATAGAAGAGCTGGCGCTACCGATACAAGATAAACTCGCCTCGCTCGGAGTTAAATTTCACGCACGAGAGATAACTTTTAACGAACTTATCGCCAGTCATGGCTAATTTATCCAAATTTCGCTATCATACGCGGTATTTTTTAAAAAGGATAAACATGAAAAAATCACTGCTTTTCGTCGCGCTTTGCGCTTTTGCCGGACATCTTGCGGCAGCTGATATGCCCGCTGCTTGCGAGGAGTATAAAAAAGTTTCTTACGACTTCATCGATTCGATGGCAAAACAAGCCCAGGCTCAAGGTAAAAAGGACTTTGACGCTGCTGCGACGAAAAAAGAGTTTGAAGCTGACTACGCGAGCATAAAAAAGATGAGCAAAGAGGAGCAAGAATCTACGTGCAATCAAGGCATAGCCGAGGTAAAAGAGCTTGAAAATATGCTAAAAATGATGGAAGCGATAAAGTAAATTTAAGTCACTTCGGCTTATTTACGCTCCCAAAATCCGCGTTTAAATATCAAATTTGAGCGCGGATTTTTAATTTTACTCACAGATTTTAAAAACTATCACTCAGGCACGCAAATTTCGCCGCGCCGCATCGCCTTTATCGTGTAAAAGCCCACGATGCCGATAAAAACGCACAAGATAGCAAAACCGGCCGCTCCCGCAAACAAGAAAAATTTGATCCCGTTAAACTCAAACGCTCGCAAAAACGCGATGCTAGCCGCAGCCGTCGGGAAGGTAAACGCCCACCACGAGAGGAAAAATTTAAGCCGCAAAAAGCTTTTAAACATAAAAAGTATGAGAAGCGCGAAAAATAGCGTGACGTAGAGCATGATCTTCGCCGTCACGTCAAAGCTGCCGGTGAGCTTGACGTAGTCCAAAAACGCCATCGCAGGCGGCGCGATCACGATAAAAAGCGTCGGGATAAATTTCTGCAGCATCTGATCGTGAAAGATGATGCGGTAAAACAAAACCGCAAAGAGCACGGGCCAAAAAAATATCCCGATAGCAAAGTAATACCACGCAAGCTCGCTAGCGGCGGGCGAGGCTAGCGGGACGAAGAGGTTACCCACGATCGGGATGAACCACGCGGGGTTTGAGTGCGCGATCTGGACGTTATTTTTGATCCAAAAGGAGACGACGTGCAGCGTGATAAAGGTCTGAAACGCCGTGCCCGCACAAAAAAGCGTATCGTAAACGAGCGCAAAGTCCCGCCAGAGCGAGGAGACTAGCAGTGTGCCGATCGAAAAAGCGGCGAAAAAATTTACGCGCACCGGGTGGAAAAACTCCGCCTTGCAAGCCCCTGGGTATTTTATCAGCTTCGCCGCGTAACAAGCGCAGATGAGCGCGTACGCAAGGCTAGCCGCGCCGCGTAAAATCTCAAAAACCGCGCCTGAGATATCAAAGATCAAATTTAGCCGCTCGTACGCGAGAGCTAGTCCGCCAAGCCCCATAACTACGGTGTAAAACATGATCGGAAAGTGCTGTAGCCAGTTTGGTTTTTCGTCCTGCGTTTTCATATTTTTCCTCGTTTTTTCTAAATTTTAGCCCAATTTTAGCGCAATTTCGGTGAGTTAGTCACGGAATAAATCAATGCTTAAAATATTTTGTAGCTAAATTTTATCACCGTGCTTTTACGTAAAAGAAAATATAATTAAACAAAACCGAATTTAACCAAGGAGTGCGTATGTTGGGAGACGAGCTAAAAGATACGCTAAAGCAGCGGTTTACCTCTAAATTTACGCTTAGTGCGCAGGATGAAGAGGCGGTGTTAAAAAGCGCGACGCTAAAAAGCTTTAAAAAAGGCGAGAGGATATACCCAAAAGATGTCTGCCTTGGCTACGCGATCATCATAAGCGGACGTGCGCGAGGGCTGGTTAGCACGAGTAATTTTAAAGAGATTACCGTCTTTAACCTACAAGGCGGTGATAGCTGTATGCTGTGCGGCTTTTGTTCGCTTGGAGTGCTGCAAGCGGAGATAAATTTACAAATCGAAGATGATATGCGGATGATTTTGATCCCGAGGGAGATATTTAAGAGGCTACGCGAAAACTATCCGCAGGTGGCAAATCACGCGCTAGAGCTCATGGC
Coding sequences within it:
- a CDS encoding DUF5339 domain-containing protein, whose amino-acid sequence is MKKSLLFVALCAFAGHLAAADMPAACEEYKKVSYDFIDSMAKQAQAQGKKDFDAAATKKEFEADYASIKKMSKEEQESTCNQGIAEVKELENMLKMMEAIK
- a CDS encoding Crp/Fnr family transcriptional regulator; this encodes MLGDELKDTLKQRFTSKFTLSAQDEEAVLKSATLKSFKKGERIYPKDVCLGYAIIISGRARGLVSTSNFKEITVFNLQGGDSCMLCGFCSLGVLQAEINLQIEDDMRMILIPREIFKRLRENYPQVANHALELMATRFSSAITAMDQTLFLPLTRRIINFLEQNGAKNGLKITHEQIANDIASAREAVSRALKEMQKKGLVELKRGVVTLR
- a CDS encoding SLAC1 anion channel family protein, which gives rise to MKTQDEKPNWLQHFPIMFYTVVMGLGGLALAYERLNLIFDISGAVFEILRGAASLAYALICACYAAKLIKYPGACKAEFFHPVRVNFFAAFSIGTLLVSSLWRDFALVYDTLFCAGTAFQTFITLHVVSFWIKNNVQIAHSNPAWFIPIVGNLFVPLASPAASELAWYYFAIGIFFWPVLFAVLFYRIIFHDQMLQKFIPTLFIVIAPPAMAFLDYVKLTGSFDVTAKIMLYVTLFFALLILFMFKSFLRLKFFLSWWAFTFPTAAASIAFLRAFEFNGIKFFLFAGAAGFAILCVFIGIVGFYTIKAMRRGEICVPE